The window TAAGAAGTGGGCTTCAGAACGCTGCCTCAATCGCAGGTATGGTGCTTACAACCGAAGCTCTTGTGACTGATTTCAATGAAGAAAAGGACGAAAGGACAGATACAATTATTATCTGATTACAGCTTTTTCCCTTTCTTCCTTTTTTTTCTCTTTCTTCCTTTTTTTTCCCTTTCTTCCTTTTTTTCCCTTTCTTCCTTTTTCCCTTTCTTCCTTTTTTTTCCCTTTCTTCCTTTTTTCCCTTTCCCTTTTTCCTGTTCTCATTATTACTTATCCTAAATCACTTCAAAGCCCTTTTTTCTTTCCTTAATCCTCAGTGAAGGCTGAAAACCTTTTTCTGTCATTAATACAATATTTTTGTAAAGCATAATTCTTAATATTTATAACTGTTAATCTATAGTCAATCTGTTATACTCATCCGGTTCGTTTATTACAATCCCCCTTACCAGAAAGGTGAAAGTAAAAATGCTTGAAGTTTACTGCGACTCTTCTTATAATGAAGGTGAAGACTCTTACATCGGTTGCGTGGTGCTACGGGACGGTGGGCAGATCCACCAGTCAACAACTAAAGTCCCAGGTCATCCTCAGAATAATCTTGACTGTGAACTTGCGGCCCTCAATTTTGCCATATCCCTTGTCAGGACTTTTTCAAAAGGCTATACAGAAATAGTTGTTTATAATGATTCTACTGAAGCCGTAAAATCTTTTCAGGGACGGGCGCAGGAAATAGAAAAAGAGTTCTCAGGGTCCGGTGTTAGCTTCGAGTATATTCCCCGCGAGAAGATGAACCAGGCAGCCGCAGACAGCCTGTCTAAAAAATTTCCGGTTTTTTTCTCGAGTACATCCACGTTGGATGTGGAATCTTTTTCGAGGCGTGAAGACGTTCTTTCAGATATTGCCCGGAATGGGCGCAACGTTTTTTATCTGGAAAAAGTTTCGGAAATGTCCACAAACAAAAAAACCTGCTACAGGTTGATAGTTCGCACAATGGAAAAGACCCTTTCCGATGACCGGATTTATCCGGTTAAAAAAGGAGGTCCGGGCACTCAGATAAAGGCTGCGGAAGAGATTCGAAAGGACCTTTCAAACCCCGAGGTACTTTCTTCTCTGAAATCAAAGGGTGTCAGGCTTGAAAACTCCTACTTCCTGCTCACGGATGAGACTTGGGGACTTCGAGGGACGGACAGTCAGGCTTTCTCCATTCTGCCTTTCTCCATTCCCCATAAGGTTATATGTGACGAAGTAGACCGGTCACCTCAAAACCTCTTCAGAAGAGCAGAACGTTTCAGGTAATTATCCTGTATCCAGCAGATGATTACTTACAGTCCTTCTTTCCGGAATCCAGGACCGGTGTTGTAGAACTGAAAGTATATCACTTATGTGTTATCTAATCCTTAATCCAATCCTTAATTCAATCCTTAATTCAATCCTTAAACCCAGTTTAAACTTTGAGAATTCATGAAATCCATCGATTACAAAACCCAGCTCTTGCTATCAGTTTTCGTCAGCTCTCTGCTCCTCGGAAACCTTCTCGGGAGCAAGCTAATTGAGATCTTCGGAATCGTAACCTCGGTCGGCTTATTCGGATATCCGGTTACTTTCCTTATTACGGACATAGTAGAAGAGGTTAGGGGAAAAGAAGTCACAAAGATTTTCGTACACGCAGGCTTCCTTTCACTCTGTATTGCAGTCCTTTTCGTGTTTGTAAGTACAGGTCTGCCCCCCTCACCTTTGTATCCGCATAATGAAGCTTACAATTACGTTTTTTCAAATTCGCTGCGGCTCATTCTGGCAAGCATGATCGCTTTTGTTATAAGCCAGTACCATGACCTCTGGGCCTTTAACTTCTGGAAGCAGAAGACAAACGGTAGATACCTCTGGCTCAGAAACAATCTTTCAACAATTGTTTCCCAGCTGCTCGACTCCATTATTTTCATGTTTATCGCTTTCTATCGCGCAACTCCCGAACTGGGAGCAGTCCAGATCTTTTATATGATCATGCCTTTCTGGACCCTTAAAGTGATTTTTGCTCTCCTTGATACTCCTTTTGTGTATCTCGGGGTCAGGTGGCTTGCTTCTGAAAACATAAACGATGCCCCCAGTCCTGGGGAAAGCAAAGAGGCAGATCCGGTTTAAGTTTAAAAAAGGTGCGGCTCCTGAAATCAGGTTCGATTCAGGAGGCTCATAAATCTATTTTTGGGGCTTAAACACCAATGCTTATGGGCATCTCCGTCCTATACATTAAGGGGGATGCTAATTATGGTCGAACATTCTGAGCCCGAAATACGGCAGGTTAAGGCCGAAATCCAGAGTAATGTGGAAAATTCCAAAAAAGATTCCAAAAGAAAAGCTGAAGAGCAGGGGAAATCAGGTAAAGAGGCGGGTACTCAATATACAGAAGTTCCCTTAGAAGAATTCTGTGTCTCCTGCCTTAATATGCCTGAGGAACAGCGTAAAAGCATGATTCTGGAGATCCAGCAGATAGCTGAAAGGATTTTGAAAGCTCATGGAGTTATTAAAGAGCCTGAAGACATTTTAAAGGGGGAATGGTTTCTCAAACTTCAGAAGCCGGAGTTTGAAAAGAAACTGGTTCTTGCAAAAACGGGGGAAGAGGTCTTTATAGGTTTTTATACCTATATGGAAGAGGCTCCTGTTCCTGACCCAAATTTTGTTTTGCTTTCTCAATATGGGCTCTGGTACCCGCAAAGAATCGAAGAAAAATTTGAAGAAACTGTCGCCTCTTTCTTTACGGGAGCTTATGGAGATTACGATTTTCTCAATGTTGTCCCTGAAAATGTTGAAAAATTCCAGACCTTTCAGCGTGAGTTTGTAAAAACGCTTGGAGATCAGGGCTGGGATGGGTCGGATGTGGAGGTAGTTGACAAAATTATGCCGAAAGATTAAGTTTCTATAAAAATTACCCAATTCAGGGAGTTCACTTTTTCTTTTCAACCTCTTCCGAAAGTTAATTTTTCTTTTATGTCCCCCAGTTTTGACTCTTTGTTTATCCCACAGAATATTTAAATATTGAAAGCATACGCAGTTTCAGGTACATACCCAGTGATATTACTTACTTTCATCTTGTAACTTTTATATTAATCGCTTTTCAGAAGGTCTTTTATGTTTTCGATAAATTCCGATTGCATCCTATCAAAAAAATCTGAAGATATCCCCCCTTTCTATGTGATGGAAGTACTGGAAAGTGCCAAGGCTCTGGAAGCTCAGGGCAGGCATATAATCCACCTGGAGGTTGGAGAGCCTGATTTTCCTACTGCTCCCAATATCTGTGAGGCTGCATGTGCTGCGATTAGTCAGGGACTTACAAAGTACACTCACAGCCAGGGGCTCCTTGCTCTCAGAGAGGCTATAGTTGAGTCTTATCATCAGAAATATGGAATTGATCTGGACCCGAACCAGGTTATTGTTACTTCAGGGACAAGCCCTGGTCTCCTTATTGTTTTTATGGCTTTGCTTGAAAAGAGGGATGAAGTAATTATGTCGAATCCCCACTATGCCTGCTATCCGAATTTCGTAAAATATCTGGGTGGGACCCCGATTTTTGTTTATACGAGCGAGATAAACGGCTTTGTCCTTGAACCCAAAACAGTAAGGCAGTGCCTGAGTCCGAATACCAAAGCCATCCTCATTAACAGTCCCTCAAATCCCGGGGGGCATGTTATGTCTCC is drawn from Methanosarcina lacustris Z-7289 and contains these coding sequences:
- a CDS encoding ribonuclease H family protein translates to MLEVYCDSSYNEGEDSYIGCVVLRDGGQIHQSTTKVPGHPQNNLDCELAALNFAISLVRTFSKGYTEIVVYNDSTEAVKSFQGRAQEIEKEFSGSGVSFEYIPREKMNQAAADSLSKKFPVFFSSTSTLDVESFSRREDVLSDIARNGRNVFYLEKVSEMSTNKKTCYRLIVRTMEKTLSDDRIYPVKKGGPGTQIKAAEEIRKDLSNPEVLSSLKSKGVRLENSYFLLTDETWGLRGTDSQAFSILPFSIPHKVICDEVDRSPQNLFRRAERFR
- a CDS encoding queuosine precursor transporter — encoded protein: MKSIDYKTQLLLSVFVSSLLLGNLLGSKLIEIFGIVTSVGLFGYPVTFLITDIVEEVRGKEVTKIFVHAGFLSLCIAVLFVFVSTGLPPSPLYPHNEAYNYVFSNSLRLILASMIAFVISQYHDLWAFNFWKQKTNGRYLWLRNNLSTIVSQLLDSIIFMFIAFYRATPELGAVQIFYMIMPFWTLKVIFALLDTPFVYLGVRWLASENINDAPSPGESKEADPV